The genomic window CTTCTTCCCTCTTGCCGGTAATCTCCGTCGCTCCCTCGGCAGCGATGACCGGTACGAGATATCCTACGTCGACGGCGACTCTGTTCCCTTCACCGTCGCGGAGCACGACGGTGATTTCCATGATCTCTCCGACGCCCATGCGTGCGACGTCTCCAAGCTCCTGCAGTTGGTCCCCCAGTTGCTCAAGTCCCAAGACGCTCAGCCTTTGCTAGCTTTACAGGCGACCGTGTTCCCGAATCGTGGCATCGTCATCGGGGTGTCGGTTCTCCATATTGCATGCGATGGCTCCAGCTCCATGCATTTCATGAAGTCATGGGCCTCCGCGTGCAAGTCGGGAGGCTCGATGCCTGTGGTGGCGCCGCCTCCGCTCTTCGACAGGACCTTGATCCCAGATCCTCGAGGGCTGTACTCTGTTTTCCTTGATGACGCAAAAGGTTTCCAAGCTCCCCAAAATGATACAGTACCACCACCAGGGGAAATTCCTTTCACCGACATGGTCCACGTCACGTTCTCTTTCAAACAAGATCACATTCAAAGGCTCAAGAGACTGGTGCTGGCCAGAGCCGCCGAGCGTGGGACGTCGTTCCATTGCTCGACGATCGTGGTCGTGTTTGCTTATGTATGGGCCTGCCTTGTTAGGATGAGAGACGTTGCAAGTGATAGGAAAGCTTATTTATTATTCCCGGTGGATTGCAGGGGACGACTGCAACCGCCACTCCCAGCGGCGTACTTCGGAAATTGTGTAGGGCCTTGTCTTGTAGAGGTAGCGGTGGGCGATGTTATTGGAGAAGAAGGGTTTGTAGCGGCGGCGGAGGCAATTGGGAAAGCAATTGAAGGAACCAAAGACGGATTTTTGGATGATGCGGAGAGGTGGGTGCGAAGAGTTCTGCCTCTGGTGACTGAGCTACCCATGAGTGTTGCGGGTTCACCAAAGTTCAGGGTTTATGAGACTGATTTCGGATGGGGAGGACCGAAGAAGGTTCTGGTGACGTCCATCTTGGGTCCCGGAGCCATATCGGTGGCAGAGAGCAAAGACGAGCAAGGAGGAATTGAGATCGGTATGGTGCTCCTAAAGCATGTGATGGATGAATTCAGTGCTCGGTTCTGGAATGGATTGAAACTCCTTGCAAAATAATCGTCGACTCAGGTGCCAGCAGGATTGGTAACCATATTATCGGTGAGAGGGAGGGTGAGAAGGAGAGAGACATGTGTTCTGTTCTAGTTTGATAAGATGAAGAGGTTTATATAATAAGTAATTTTCATGTGAAGGAAACAAATGATCGTGGTCCTTTTTGTACAAATTCTAAGGACT from Elaeis guineensis isolate ETL-2024a chromosome 4, EG11, whole genome shotgun sequence includes these protein-coding regions:
- the LOC140857436 gene encoding malonyl-coenzyme A:anthocyanin 3-O-glucoside-6''-O-malonyltransferase-like, whose translation is MASNSPALRVLENSRVSPPSGSVATASIPLTFFDIIWLMHYQPVERLFFYDFPHPTAHFIDSCLPNLKSSLSLTLQHFFPLAGNLRRSLGSDDRYEISYVDGDSVPFTVAEHDGDFHDLSDAHACDVSKLLQLVPQLLKSQDAQPLLALQATVFPNRGIVIGVSVLHIACDGSSSMHFMKSWASACKSGGSMPVVAPPPLFDRTLIPDPRGLYSVFLDDAKGFQAPQNDTVPPPGEIPFTDMVHVTFSFKQDHIQRLKRLVLARAAERGTSFHCSTIVVVFAYVWACLVRMRDVASDRKAYLLFPVDCRGRLQPPLPAAYFGNCVGPCLVEVAVGDVIGEEGFVAAAEAIGKAIEGTKDGFLDDAERWVRRVLPLVTELPMSVAGSPKFRVYETDFGWGGPKKVLVTSILGPGAISVAESKDEQGGIEIGMVLLKHVMDEFSARFWNGLKLLAK